A window of Pseudomonas guangdongensis contains these coding sequences:
- a CDS encoding 5-formyltetrahydrofolate cyclo-ligase — protein sequence MIHAEQLSRPALRRQLRERRRALTPAEQRQAARALYRQLAQHPLFRRARHLALYLPNDGEIDPALLHREALRRGKRVYLPLLARWPRTRMLFQRVDNGETLRRNRFRIAEPRPQAHRQRKPWTLDLLLLPLVGFDARGGRLGMGGGFYDRALAYRLRHPNWQKPLLLGLAHACQQVDRLPLESWDVPLHATVSDRGWFRGCRPDLDGQA from the coding sequence ATGATCCACGCCGAGCAGCTCTCCCGCCCTGCCCTGCGCCGCCAGCTGCGCGAGCGACGCCGCGCCCTGACCCCGGCCGAGCAACGCCAGGCCGCCCGCGCCCTGTACCGCCAGCTGGCCCAGCATCCGCTGTTCCGCCGCGCCCGCCACCTGGCCCTGTACCTGCCCAACGACGGCGAGATCGATCCGGCGCTGCTGCACCGCGAAGCGCTGCGCCGCGGCAAGCGCGTCTACCTGCCGCTGCTGGCGCGCTGGCCACGCACCCGCATGCTGTTCCAGCGCGTCGATAACGGCGAGACGCTGCGCCGCAACCGCTTCCGCATCGCCGAACCGCGCCCGCAGGCGCACCGCCAGCGCAAGCCCTGGACCCTGGATCTGCTGCTGCTGCCGCTGGTCGGCTTCGACGCCCGCGGCGGACGCCTGGGCATGGGGGGCGGCTTCTACGACCGCGCGCTGGCCTACCGCCTGCGCCACCCGAACTGGCAGAAACCGCTGCTGCTCGGTCTGGCGCACGCCTGTCAGCAGGTCGACCGCCTGCCGCTGGAAAGCTGGGATGTGCCGCTGCATGCCACGGTCAGCGACCGTGGCTGGTTCCGCGGCTGCCGCCCTGACCTCGACGGGCAGGCGTGA
- a CDS encoding cell division protein ZapA codes for MTLPHAVTVQILDKDYPIACPPQERGNLESAARYLDSKMREIRNGGRVIGAERIAVLAALNIAHELLQCQAKAAPADGETRERVRALLEKVDRALQDVPPDTAQTTPRQG; via the coding sequence ATGACATTGCCGCATGCCGTCACCGTGCAGATCCTCGACAAGGACTATCCGATCGCCTGCCCGCCCCAGGAACGCGGCAACCTGGAGAGCGCCGCACGCTACCTGGACAGCAAGATGCGCGAGATCCGCAACGGCGGCCGGGTGATCGGCGCCGAGCGCATCGCCGTGCTGGCGGCGCTGAACATCGCCCACGAGCTCCTGCAGTGCCAGGCCAAGGCCGCGCCGGCCGACGGCGAAACCCGCGAGCGGGTCCGCGCGCTGCTGGAGAAGGTCGACCGCGCCCTGCAGGACGTCCCGCCGGACACGGCCCAGACAACGCCACGCCAGGGGTGA
- a CDS encoding TIGR02449 family protein — MADDDLTLLAAKLDQLIRLNDRLREENLRLRAGELQWREERARLLERQQRARQTVESVISRLTALEQDP, encoded by the coding sequence ATGGCAGACGACGACCTCACCCTCCTCGCGGCGAAGCTCGACCAGCTGATCCGCCTGAACGACCGCCTGCGCGAAGAGAACCTGCGCCTGCGCGCAGGCGAGCTGCAGTGGCGCGAGGAACGGGCGCGCCTGCTCGAACGGCAACAACGGGCGCGCCAGACGGTCGAATCGGTCATTTCGCGTCTCACAGCCCTGGAGCAGGACCCATGA
- a CDS encoding UPF0149 family protein → MTSSASAYSAFAALLSSAGQSISPAELHGLLLGRTCAGAGFAVEPWLAAAAELLDSAPDERLRQALGGLQAMVKSELEAGELSLVLLLPADEAPLAERTAALGLWCQGFLAGFGLTAREGALSAEGREVLEDLAAIARIEEALEESEDAESDYMEVMEYMRVAPLLLFNESGGLGAAAPAADAKPSVH, encoded by the coding sequence ATGACCTCTTCCGCATCCGCCTATTCCGCCTTCGCAGCGCTGCTGAGCAGCGCCGGCCAGTCCATTTCCCCCGCCGAACTGCACGGCCTGCTGCTCGGGCGCACCTGCGCCGGCGCCGGCTTCGCGGTCGAGCCCTGGCTGGCGGCGGCGGCCGAGCTGCTCGACAGCGCCCCCGACGAGCGCCTGCGCCAGGCTCTGGGCGGCCTGCAGGCGATGGTCAAGAGCGAACTGGAGGCCGGCGAGCTGTCGCTGGTGCTGCTGCTGCCCGCCGACGAGGCGCCGCTGGCCGAGCGCACCGCGGCCCTCGGCCTGTGGTGCCAGGGCTTTCTCGCCGGTTTCGGCCTCACCGCCCGCGAAGGCGCGCTGTCCGCCGAAGGCCGCGAGGTGCTCGAGGATCTGGCGGCCATCGCACGCATCGAGGAGGCGCTGGAGGAGTCCGAGGACGCCGAGAGCGACTACATGGAAGTGATGGAATACATGCGCGTCGCGCCGCTGCTGCTGTTCAACGAGAGCGGCGGGCTGGGCGCTGCCGCGCCGGCCGCCGACGCCAAGCCGTCCGTGCATTGA
- the pepP gene encoding Xaa-Pro aminopeptidase — MTRIPSSEYARRRQALMAQMAPGSIALLPAAAQQLRNRDVEHVYRQDSDFQYLSGFPEPEAVLALIPGRAEGEYVLFCRERNPERELWDGLRAGQAGALRDYGADQAFAIDEIDEILPGLIEGRSRVYYALGASAEFDRQLVGWLSSIRSRARQGATPPGEFAALDQLLHEMRLIKSEAEIAVMQAAAEISARAHVRAMQASRAGLYEYHLEAELDYEFRKGGAKMPAYGSIVAAGRNACILHYRENDAELRDGDLVLIDAGCEIDCYASDITRTFPVNGRFSVEQRAIYELVLAAQAAACAEIAPGKHWNQAHEASVRTITAGLVELGLLAGEVEALIAAEAYKPFYMHRAGHWLGMDVHDVGNYKVGGAWRALQPGMVLTVEPGIYIAHDNAAVEPRWRGIGVRIEDDVVVTAEGCRVLTGGVPKTVAEIEALMAAARSPAA; from the coding sequence ATGACCCGCATCCCGTCGTCCGAGTATGCCCGCCGCCGCCAGGCACTGATGGCGCAGATGGCGCCGGGCAGCATCGCCCTGCTGCCGGCCGCCGCGCAGCAGCTGCGCAACCGCGACGTCGAGCACGTCTACCGCCAGGACAGCGACTTCCAGTACCTGAGCGGCTTTCCCGAGCCCGAGGCGGTGCTGGCGCTGATTCCCGGCCGTGCCGAGGGCGAGTACGTGCTGTTCTGCCGCGAGCGCAATCCCGAGCGCGAGCTGTGGGACGGCCTACGCGCCGGACAGGCCGGCGCGCTGCGCGACTACGGCGCCGACCAGGCGTTCGCCATCGACGAGATCGACGAGATCCTCCCCGGCTTGATCGAGGGCCGTTCGCGGGTCTACTACGCCCTGGGCGCCAGCGCCGAGTTTGATCGCCAGCTGGTCGGCTGGCTGTCCAGCATTCGCAGCCGCGCCCGCCAGGGCGCCACGCCGCCGGGCGAGTTCGCCGCGCTCGACCAGCTGCTGCACGAGATGCGCCTGATCAAGAGCGAGGCGGAAATCGCCGTGATGCAGGCCGCCGCGGAGATTTCCGCGCGCGCCCACGTGCGCGCCATGCAGGCCAGCCGCGCCGGCCTGTACGAATACCACCTGGAAGCCGAGCTGGACTACGAGTTCCGCAAGGGCGGAGCGAAGATGCCGGCCTACGGCTCGATCGTCGCCGCCGGGCGCAACGCCTGCATCCTCCACTACCGCGAGAACGACGCCGAGTTGCGCGACGGCGACCTGGTACTGATCGACGCCGGCTGCGAGATCGACTGTTACGCCAGCGACATCACGCGCACCTTCCCGGTCAACGGGCGCTTCTCCGTCGAGCAGCGGGCGATCTACGAGCTGGTGTTGGCCGCCCAGGCCGCCGCCTGCGCCGAGATCGCCCCCGGCAAGCATTGGAATCAGGCCCACGAGGCCAGCGTGCGAACCATCACCGCCGGGCTGGTGGAGCTGGGCCTGCTCGCCGGCGAGGTCGAGGCGCTGATCGCGGCCGAGGCCTACAAGCCGTTCTACATGCACCGCGCCGGCCACTGGCTGGGCATGGACGTCCACGACGTCGGCAACTACAAGGTCGGCGGCGCCTGGCGCGCACTGCAGCCGGGCATGGTGCTGACCGTCGAGCCGGGCATCTACATCGCTCACGACAACGCCGCCGTCGAGCCGCGCTGGCGCGGCATCGGCGTGCGCATCGAGGACGACGTGGTGGTGACCGCCGAAGGCTGCCGGGTCCTCACCGGCGGCGTGCCGAAGACGGTCGCCGAGATCGAGGCGCTGATGGCTGCCGCGCGCAGCCCGGCGGCCTGA
- the ubiH gene encoding 2-octaprenyl-6-methoxyphenyl hydroxylase, protein MAAPEHAGRGRIAIVGGGLVGASLALALLQGGAHERGWRISLIEPHAPGDGFQPSYDARCSALAWGTRLIYERLGLWAAIAARAEPITRIHVSERGRFAATRLSAAEEGVPALGYVVENAWLGHCLWQRLQGVPGLDWHCPARVAQARAQAGGYRLTLDDGSPLDCELLVLADGGRSELRTQLGIHVRRTPYGQTALIANLTAERGHGGEAFERFTADGPMALLPMAERRCALIWTRPEADAERLLALDERAFLAELQAVFGYRLGALGRLGARHAYPLALLEAEEQVRSHLVVIGNAAHGLHPIAGQGYNLSLRDVVALADSLLRSDAGLGELAGLQRYLDGQRLDQTLTVGFSDRVTRLFSNARTPLAQARGLGLLGMELCPPARHAFARQAMGLGTRP, encoded by the coding sequence ATGGCGGCCCCCGAGCACGCCGGTCGCGGCCGGATCGCCATCGTCGGCGGCGGTCTGGTCGGCGCCAGCCTGGCGCTGGCCCTGCTGCAGGGCGGCGCCCACGAACGCGGCTGGCGGATCAGCCTGATCGAGCCGCATGCCCCCGGCGACGGCTTCCAGCCCAGCTACGACGCGCGCTGCTCGGCGCTGGCCTGGGGCACCCGGCTGATCTACGAGCGCCTCGGCCTGTGGGCGGCGATCGCCGCGCGCGCCGAGCCGATCACCCGCATCCATGTCTCCGAGCGCGGCCGCTTCGCCGCCACCCGGCTGAGCGCCGCCGAGGAAGGCGTGCCGGCGCTGGGCTACGTGGTGGAGAACGCCTGGCTCGGCCACTGCCTGTGGCAGCGCCTGCAGGGCGTGCCCGGCCTCGACTGGCACTGCCCGGCACGGGTGGCGCAGGCCCGGGCCCAGGCCGGCGGCTACCGCCTGACCCTCGACGACGGCAGCCCGCTGGACTGCGAGCTGCTGGTGCTGGCCGACGGCGGGCGTTCCGAGCTGCGCACCCAGTTGGGCATCCATGTACGGCGCACGCCCTACGGGCAGACCGCGCTGATCGCCAACCTCACGGCCGAGCGGGGCCACGGCGGCGAAGCCTTCGAGCGCTTCACCGCAGACGGCCCGATGGCCCTGCTGCCGATGGCCGAGCGGCGCTGCGCGCTGATCTGGACCCGCCCCGAGGCGGATGCCGAGCGCCTGCTGGCGCTGGACGAGCGGGCCTTCCTCGCCGAGCTGCAGGCGGTCTTCGGCTATCGCCTCGGCGCCCTCGGCCGGCTCGGCGCGCGGCATGCCTATCCGCTGGCGCTGCTGGAGGCCGAGGAGCAGGTGCGCAGCCATCTGGTGGTGATCGGCAACGCCGCCCACGGCCTGCACCCGATTGCCGGGCAGGGCTACAACCTGTCCCTGCGCGACGTCGTGGCGCTGGCCGACAGCCTGCTGCGAAGCGATGCCGGGCTCGGCGAGCTGGCCGGCCTGCAGCGCTACCTGGACGGCCAGCGCCTCGACCAGACGCTGACCGTGGGCTTCTCCGACCGGGTCACCCGGTTGTTCTCCAACGCCCGCACGCCGCTGGCGCAGGCCCGCGGCCTCGGCCTGCTGGGCATGGAGCTGTGCCCGCCGGCGCGCCACGCCTTCGCCCGCCAGGCCATGGGCCTGGGTACCCGGCCCTGA
- a CDS encoding 2-octaprenyl-3-methyl-6-methoxy-1,4-benzoquinol hydroxylase — protein sequence MHADLIIVGAGMVGSTLALALEGSGLRVLLLDGGALEAAPFAAGQPFEPRVSALSEASRRILARLGAWDGILARRATPYTAMRVWDGSGTGQIDFRAASVHAEVLGHIVENRVVQDALLERLQASTVELWPQARLEQLRRSADGWLLTLADGRQLRTPLLVAADGARSAVRQLAGCATREWDYLHHAIVTSVRCAQPHQSTAWQRFTDTGPLAFLPLERDGDRHWCSIVWSCPPAQAEQLMALDDGTFAAALTRAFEARLGAVLEVDPRLCLPLRQRHAKRYVEPGLALIGDAAHSIHPLAGQGVNLGFLDAATLAEVLLHAHGRGERLAGQRVLGRFERRRMPANLAMMAAMEGFERLFQADDLALRWLRNAGLRLMDGHHLAKGLFVRQALGLSGDLPALAHA from the coding sequence ATGCACGCAGATCTGATCATCGTCGGCGCCGGCATGGTCGGCAGCACCCTGGCGCTGGCCCTGGAGGGCAGCGGCCTGCGCGTCCTGCTGCTGGACGGCGGTGCGCTGGAGGCGGCGCCGTTCGCCGCCGGACAGCCCTTCGAGCCGCGAGTCAGCGCGCTGTCCGAGGCCAGCCGGCGGATTCTCGCCCGGCTCGGCGCCTGGGACGGCATCCTCGCCCGGCGCGCCACGCCCTACACCGCCATGCGGGTGTGGGACGGCTCGGGCACCGGGCAGATCGACTTCCGCGCCGCCAGCGTGCATGCCGAGGTGCTCGGCCACATCGTCGAGAACCGCGTGGTGCAGGACGCCCTGCTCGAACGGCTGCAGGCATCGACGGTCGAGCTGTGGCCGCAGGCGCGCCTGGAGCAGCTGCGGCGCAGCGCCGACGGCTGGCTGCTGACCCTCGCCGACGGCCGCCAGCTGCGCACTCCGCTGCTGGTCGCCGCCGACGGCGCGCGTTCGGCGGTGCGCCAGCTGGCCGGCTGCGCGACCCGCGAGTGGGACTACCTGCATCACGCCATCGTCACCAGCGTGCGCTGTGCGCAGCCCCACCAGTCCACCGCCTGGCAGCGCTTCACCGACACCGGTCCGCTGGCCTTCCTGCCGCTAGAGCGCGACGGCGACCGCCACTGGTGCTCGATCGTCTGGTCCTGCCCGCCGGCGCAGGCCGAGCAACTGATGGCGCTGGACGACGGCACCTTCGCCGCCGCACTGACCCGGGCCTTCGAAGCGCGCCTGGGCGCGGTGCTGGAGGTCGACCCGCGGCTGTGCCTGCCGCTGCGCCAGCGTCACGCCAAGCGCTACGTGGAGCCGGGACTGGCGCTGATCGGCGACGCCGCGCACAGCATCCACCCGCTGGCCGGGCAGGGCGTCAACCTCGGTTTCCTCGATGCCGCGACCCTCGCCGAGGTGCTGCTGCACGCCCACGGGCGTGGCGAACGGCTGGCCGGGCAGCGTGTGCTGGGCCGCTTCGAGCGCCGGCGGATGCCCGCCAACCTGGCGATGATGGCGGCGATGGAAGGTTTCGAGCGGCTGTTCCAGGCCGACGACCTGGCCCTGCGCTGGCTGCGCAACGCCGGCCTGCGGCTGATGGACGGCCATCACCTGGCCAAGGGCCTGTTCGTGCGTCAGGCGCTCGGCCTGTCCGGCGACCTGCCGGCGCTGGCGCATGCCTGA
- a CDS encoding extracellular solute-binding protein, with amino-acid sequence MQANKQLLAALMLTTLAGTVQAADEVVVYSSRIDELIKPVFDQYTAKTGVKVKFITDKEAPLLARLQAEGANTPADLLITVDAGNLWQAEQMGVLKPIQSKVIEANIPSQYRSSGNAWTGLSLRARTIVYSTERVKPEELSTYEALADENWDGRLCLRSAKKVYNQSLTATLIETHGAEKAEQIVKGWVANLATDPFADDTALIQAIDAGQCDVGIVNTYYYGRLHKEQPDLKAKLFWPNQQDRGVHVNLAGAGVTAHAPHAAAAQQLLEWMTTPEAQAVFAGVNQEFPANPKVQSSAEVSAWGEFKADSIPVEVAGKRQAEAIRLMDRAGWN; translated from the coding sequence ATGCAGGCAAACAAGCAGCTCCTGGCAGCCCTGATGCTGACCACCCTGGCCGGTACCGTTCAGGCCGCCGACGAAGTCGTGGTCTACTCCTCGCGGATCGACGAGCTGATCAAGCCGGTGTTCGACCAGTACACCGCCAAGACCGGGGTCAAGGTCAAGTTCATCACCGACAAGGAAGCCCCGCTGCTGGCCCGCCTCCAAGCCGAAGGCGCCAACACCCCGGCCGACCTGCTGATCACCGTGGACGCCGGCAACCTCTGGCAGGCCGAGCAGATGGGCGTGCTCAAGCCGATCCAGTCCAAGGTCATCGAGGCCAACATCCCCAGCCAGTACCGCTCCAGCGGTAACGCCTGGACCGGCCTGTCGCTGCGCGCGCGGACCATCGTCTACTCCACCGAGCGGGTCAAGCCCGAGGAGCTGTCCACCTACGAGGCGCTGGCCGACGAGAACTGGGACGGCCGCCTGTGCCTGCGCTCGGCGAAGAAGGTCTACAACCAGTCGCTGACCGCCACCCTGATCGAGACTCACGGCGCCGAGAAGGCCGAGCAGATCGTCAAGGGCTGGGTCGCCAACCTGGCCACCGATCCGTTCGCCGACGATACCGCGCTGATCCAGGCCATCGACGCCGGCCAGTGCGACGTCGGCATCGTCAACACCTACTACTACGGCCGCCTGCACAAGGAGCAGCCGGACCTCAAGGCCAAGCTGTTCTGGCCGAACCAGCAGGACCGCGGCGTCCACGTCAACCTGGCCGGCGCCGGCGTTACCGCGCACGCCCCGCACGCCGCCGCCGCGCAGCAGCTGCTGGAGTGGATGACCACCCCGGAAGCCCAGGCAGTGTTCGCCGGCGTCAACCAGGAGTTCCCCGCCAACCCGAAGGTCCAGTCCTCCGCCGAGGTGTCCGCCTGGGGCGAGTTCAAGGCCGACAGCATCCCGGTGGAAGTGGCCGGCAAGCGCCAGGCCGAGGCAATCCGCCTGATGGATCGCGCAGGTTGGAACTGA
- a CDS encoding ABC transporter permease gives MSHLAQRRWYPPVVLIAALVLLPLSVLLLSWGEVDGEIWSHLWDTQMPRLLGNTLSLVLGVGSGVVLLGVSLAWLTALCEFPGRKWLDWALMLPFAIPAYVLAFVFVGLLDFAGPVQNLLRELFGSGLRLPRVRSTGGVITVLVLVFYPYVYLLARNAFLAQGRGLMEAARVLGLSPWQAFWRVALPMARPAIGAGLALAIMETLADFGAVSVFNFDTFTTAIYKTWYGFYSLSSATQLASLLLLVVMLALYVERRSRGASRAGNERARSAPLYRLRGVKALAASAWCGLVFLCAFVVPMLQLLAWFWQRGRFDFDERYLGLILHTLYLGGLAALVTVTVAMLLAFARRLTPTRRMHGLVGLANLGYALPGSVLAVALMLAFSWLDNRLVIPLSSALGGAGKPLLLGSLYALLLAYLVRFMAVAYGPLEGSLARIRPSLPEASRSLGVGGARLFGRIYLPLLLPGTLSAALLVFVDVLKEMPATLLMRPFGWDTLAVRVFEMTSEGEWARASLPALSLVLVGLLPVIGLIRRSARRYG, from the coding sequence GTGAGCCACTTAGCCCAACGCCGCTGGTATCCGCCGGTGGTGCTGATCGCCGCCCTGGTGCTGTTGCCGCTCAGTGTCCTGCTGCTGAGCTGGGGCGAGGTGGACGGCGAGATCTGGAGCCACCTGTGGGATACCCAGATGCCGCGCCTGCTGGGCAACACCCTGAGCCTGGTGCTCGGCGTCGGCAGCGGCGTGGTGCTGCTCGGCGTCAGCCTGGCCTGGCTCACCGCGCTGTGCGAGTTTCCCGGGCGCAAATGGCTGGACTGGGCGCTGATGCTGCCCTTCGCCATCCCCGCCTACGTGCTGGCCTTCGTCTTCGTCGGTCTGCTGGACTTCGCCGGGCCGGTGCAGAACCTGCTGCGCGAGCTGTTCGGCAGCGGCCTGCGCCTGCCCAGGGTGCGCTCCACCGGCGGGGTGATCACCGTGCTGGTGCTGGTCTTCTACCCCTACGTCTACCTGCTGGCGCGCAACGCCTTCCTCGCCCAGGGCCGCGGCCTGATGGAGGCGGCGCGGGTGCTCGGCCTGTCGCCCTGGCAGGCGTTCTGGCGGGTCGCCCTGCCGATGGCGCGCCCGGCGATCGGCGCCGGCCTGGCGCTGGCGATCATGGAGACCCTGGCCGACTTCGGCGCGGTCTCGGTGTTCAACTTCGACACCTTCACCACCGCCATCTACAAGACCTGGTACGGCTTCTACAGCCTGTCCAGCGCCACCCAGCTGGCCAGCCTGTTGCTGCTGGTGGTGATGCTGGCGCTGTACGTCGAACGCCGCTCGCGCGGCGCCAGCCGCGCCGGCAACGAGCGGGCACGCAGCGCGCCGCTGTACCGCCTGCGCGGCGTCAAGGCGCTGGCCGCCAGCGCCTGGTGCGGCCTGGTGTTCCTCTGCGCCTTCGTGGTGCCGATGCTGCAGCTGCTCGCCTGGTTCTGGCAGCGCGGGCGTTTCGATTTCGACGAGCGCTACCTCGGGCTGATCCTGCACACCCTCTACCTGGGCGGTCTGGCTGCGCTGGTCACCGTGACGGTGGCCATGCTGCTGGCCTTCGCCCGCCGCCTGACGCCGACCCGGCGCATGCACGGGCTGGTCGGCCTGGCCAACCTCGGCTACGCGCTGCCCGGCTCGGTGCTGGCGGTCGCGCTGATGCTGGCCTTCAGCTGGCTGGACAACCGCCTGGTGATCCCGCTGTCCAGCGCGCTGGGCGGCGCCGGCAAGCCGCTGCTGCTGGGCAGCCTCTACGCCCTGCTGCTGGCCTATCTGGTGCGCTTCATGGCGGTGGCCTACGGGCCACTGGAAGGCAGCCTGGCGCGCATCCGCCCGTCCCTGCCGGAGGCCTCGCGCAGCCTCGGCGTCGGCGGTGCGCGGCTGTTCGGCCGGATCTACCTGCCGCTGCTGCTGCCCGGCACCCTGAGTGCGGCGCTGCTGGTGTTCGTCGACGTGCTCAAGGAGATGCCGGCGACCCTGCTGATGCGCCCGTTCGGCTGGGACACCCTGGCGGTGCGGGTGTTCGAGATGACCAGCGAGGGCGAGTGGGCGCGTGCCTCGCTGCCGGCGCTGAGTCTGGTGCTGGTCGGCCTGCTGCCGGTGATCGGCCTGATCCGCCGTTCGGCGCGCCGCTACGGCTGA
- the gcvT gene encoding glycine cleavage system aminomethyltransferase GcvT, with protein sequence MGQRTPLYDLHVALGAKLVDFGGWDMPLHYGSQVEEHHQVRQDCGVFDVSHMTVVDVAGAEAQAFLRRLLANDVARLEAPGKALYSAMLNEAGGIIDDLIVYRSAAGYRLVVNAATHDKDLAWMRAQSEGFAVELHERDDLAMLAVQGPHALERCAELVTPPRASLIRTLQPFHGQAEGDWFIARTGYTGEDGLEILLPADEAPGLLNDLVGAGIAPVGLGARDTLRLEAGLNLYGQDMDETVTPQAANLGWTVAWEPAERDFIGRAALEAQRAAGGAETKLVGLVLEERGVLRAHQAVRVEGLGDGEITSGSFSPTLGKSIALARVPAGTGERAEVEIRGKWYPVRVVKPAFVRHGKPLI encoded by the coding sequence ATGGGACAGCGTACTCCCCTCTATGACCTGCACGTGGCGCTGGGCGCCAAGCTGGTCGATTTCGGCGGTTGGGACATGCCGCTGCATTACGGTTCGCAAGTCGAGGAGCATCATCAGGTGCGTCAGGACTGCGGCGTCTTCGACGTCTCCCACATGACCGTGGTGGATGTCGCCGGCGCCGAGGCCCAGGCCTTCCTGCGCCGCCTGCTGGCCAACGACGTGGCGCGCCTGGAGGCCCCGGGCAAGGCCCTGTACAGCGCCATGCTCAACGAGGCCGGCGGGATCATCGACGACCTGATCGTCTACCGCAGCGCCGCCGGCTACCGTCTGGTGGTCAACGCCGCCACCCACGACAAGGACCTGGCCTGGATGCGCGCGCAGAGCGAAGGCTTCGCCGTCGAGCTGCACGAACGCGACGACCTGGCAATGCTCGCCGTGCAGGGCCCCCACGCCCTGGAGCGCTGCGCCGAGCTGGTGACCCCGCCGCGCGCCAGCCTGATCCGCACCCTGCAGCCGTTCCACGGCCAGGCCGAAGGCGACTGGTTCATCGCCCGCACCGGCTACACCGGCGAGGACGGCCTGGAGATCCTCCTGCCGGCCGACGAGGCGCCCGGCCTGCTCAACGACCTGGTCGGCGCCGGCATCGCCCCGGTCGGCCTCGGCGCGCGCGACACCCTGCGCCTGGAAGCCGGGCTCAACCTCTACGGCCAGGACATGGACGAGACGGTCACCCCGCAGGCCGCCAACCTCGGCTGGACGGTGGCCTGGGAGCCGGCCGAGCGCGATTTCATCGGTCGCGCCGCGCTGGAGGCGCAGCGCGCCGCCGGCGGCGCGGAAACCAAGCTGGTCGGCCTGGTGCTGGAGGAGCGCGGCGTGCTGCGTGCCCACCAGGCGGTGCGCGTCGAGGGGCTCGGCGACGGCGAGATCACCAGCGGCAGCTTCTCGCCGACCCTCGGCAAGTCGATCGCCCTGGCCCGCGTGCCGGCCGGCACCGGCGAGCGCGCCGAGGTGGAAATCCGCGGCAAGTGGTACCCGGTACGGGTGGTCAAGCCGGCCTTCGTGCGCCACGGCAAGCCGCTGATCTGA
- the gcvH gene encoding glycine cleavage system protein GcvH: MSNTPAELRYAASHEWARLEADGSVSVGITDHAQAALGDVVFVELPDLGRQFAAGEQAGVVESVKAASDVYAPLAGTVIAVNEALADAPEAINAEPYAAWFYRLQPVDAAELDKLLDAAAYQASCDA, from the coding sequence ATGAGCAACACTCCCGCCGAACTGCGTTACGCCGCCAGCCACGAATGGGCCCGCCTGGAAGCCGACGGCAGCGTCAGCGTAGGCATCACCGACCACGCCCAGGCCGCCCTGGGCGACGTGGTGTTCGTCGAGCTGCCCGACCTCGGCCGCCAGTTCGCCGCCGGCGAGCAGGCCGGCGTGGTCGAGTCGGTCAAGGCCGCCTCCGACGTCTACGCGCCGCTGGCCGGCACGGTGATCGCCGTCAACGAGGCGCTGGCCGACGCCCCCGAGGCGATCAACGCCGAGCCCTACGCCGCCTGGTTCTATCGCCTGCAGCCGGTCGACGCCGCCGAGCTGGACAAGCTGCTCGACGCCGCCGCCTACCAGGCCAGCTGCGACGCCTGA